A part of Zonotrichia leucophrys gambelii isolate GWCS_2022_RI chromosome 7, RI_Zleu_2.0, whole genome shotgun sequence genomic DNA contains:
- the PRKAG3 gene encoding 5'-AMP-activated protein kinase subunit gamma-3, whose amino-acid sequence MERLRGPAASQVALLDAVACPEEEGFPKAVCPREEEEEEEEYRRPVTFTLGNEILGLGPETEFQTPDAEVYMHFLRSHCCYDAIPTSCKLVVFDISLEIKKAFLALVANGVRAAPLWDSKTQSFVGMLTITDFINILHRYYRSPLVQIYEVEEHKIETWREVYLQGSLKPLVYISPSNSLFDAVYSLIKHKIHRLPVIEPVSGNVLHILTHKRILKFLHIFASTIPKPRFLKKTVQELCIGTFRDLAVVAETAPVHTALEIFVDRRVSALPVINDAGQVVGLYSRFDVIHLAAQKTYNNLDISVREALRQRSVCLEGVLTCYPHEPMEDIIDRIAKEQVHRLVLVDENRYPRGIVSLSDILQALVLTPAGIDALNS is encoded by the exons ATGGAGCGGCTCCGTGGCCCCGCCGCGTCCCAG GTGGCGCTGCTGGATGCTGTTGCATGCCCTGAGGAAGAAG GGTTTCCGAAGGCTGTAtgccccagggaggaggaagaggaggaggaagaataCAGGAGACCTGTCACCTTCACACTGGGAAATGAGATACTGGGGCTGGGCCCAGAGACCGAGTTTCAGACCCCTGATGCTGAGGTCTATATGCACTTCTTGAGGAGCCACTGCTGCTATGATGCCATCCCCACCAGCTGCAAGCTCGTTGTCTTTGACATCTCCCTGGAG ATCAAGAAAGCCTTTTTGGCACTGGTGGCCAACGGGGTTCGTGCTGCCCCACTCTGGGACAGCAAGACGCAGAGCTTTGTGG GGATGCTCACCATCACCGACTTCATCAACATCCTGCACCGCTACTACCGCTCACCTTTG GTGCAGATCTACGAGGTGGAGGAGCACAAGATTGAGACCTGGAGAG AGGTGTACCTGCAGGGCTCCCTCAAGCCACTGGTCTACATCTCTCCGAGCAATAG CCTCTTCGATGCTGTCTACTCCCTGATCAAGCACAAGATCCACCGCCTGCCTGTCATTGAGCCTGTCTCGGGCAATGTCCTGCACATCCTGACGCACAAGCGCATCCTCAAGTTCCTCCACATCTTT GCTTCTACCATCCCCAAGCCACGCTTCCTGAAGAAAACAGTGCAGGAACTGTGCATTGGCACCTTCCGTGATCTGGCCGTCGTGGCTGAGACTGCCCCAGTCCACACTGCCCTGGAGATTTTTGTGGATCGCCGTGTCTCCGCCTTGCCTGTCATCAATGATGCTG GGCAGGTGGTTGGCCTGTACTCGCGGTTTGATGTCATT CACCTGGCAGCCCAAAAGACCTACAACAACCTGGACATCAGTGTGAGGGAGGCGCTGCGGCAGCGCAGCGTCTGCCTGGAGGGGGTCCTCACCTGCTACCCCCACGAACCCATGGAGGACATAATTGACCGCATTGCCAAGGAGCAG GTCCATCGCCTGGTTCTGGTGGATGAAAACCGCTACCCGCGGGGCATCGTCTCCCTCTCTGACATCCTGCAGGCCCTTGTGCTCACTCCTGCAGGTATTGATGCTCTTAACTCTTAG